From one Staphylococcus kloosii genomic stretch:
- a CDS encoding phage/plasmid primase, P4 family, whose product MTTYLSNIPDELKQLNNWCVWKLQERNGKKTKIPFNAETGEFAKSNDKSTWSSYETAVNAEGVDGIGFFFEPPYLGIDIDKIDDDLHRYKQGDKLDNIVSEFNEAFKSYTEVSPSGTGLHIIVKGKIPGSRRRKGNIEMYDSGRFFTMTGKRIGKYTEVTETSERVFKTIYDKYLPDNTVKYPTQNNYQQNIHNLSEIDVINEIYKSKQSKLFDDLMKGNFEPYYNSHSEADMALANILAFWCAKDYSQMDSIFRQSNLYRDKWDEKRKNSTYGEQTLFKAINEANNIYTPKEEKEPLRYALSHIFDTKKEEVDYPVRSYDDTGNADRFIDRYGNLYKFSYVEKKFYIYDGTKWTLDDRGSIRKLIDEMIESMKKEKVIHNEDVTEEEAKEFFQKFYKKTRGTQSKKNITDELKHRRPVTPDSFDKDNMLLNVANGYIDLTSRELYKHDINKMFSQITNTDYSEKMQPAVWLDFLNDIFAGDKEVIRYIQKALGYSLTGSTREQVMFILHGKGRNGKSIFVETIAEILGDYSNNMQAKSLMVKKNDNVNTDIARLSKARFVTSSEPNEGFRFDEGLIKQITGGDKVTARFLYAEEFEYTPKFKIWVSTNHKPIIRGTDDGIWRRLVLIPFEVQIPEEKVDKDLKYKLLREAPAILNWMTEGAYMWMREGLEMPEKLRSAVASYRTEMDELQEFVNDKCTIIDQGREKNKDLYNAYVDWCNETGNYKLTYKKFTEKMKEKYKNKKMNDGINFFGIELKQKYKGLEEVLK is encoded by the coding sequence ATGACGACTTACCTTTCTAACATTCCAGATGAATTAAAACAACTTAATAACTGGTGCGTTTGGAAACTTCAAGAACGCAATGGTAAAAAAACTAAAATACCTTTCAATGCTGAAACAGGAGAATTTGCGAAATCAAATGATAAAAGCACTTGGTCAAGTTATGAAACAGCAGTTAATGCAGAAGGTGTCGACGGTATAGGGTTCTTCTTTGAACCCCCATACCTTGGCATTGATATAGATAAAATTGATGATGATCTTCACAGATATAAACAAGGAGATAAACTCGACAATATCGTTAGTGAATTCAACGAAGCATTTAAAAGTTACACAGAAGTAAGTCCTAGTGGCACAGGATTACACATAATTGTTAAAGGTAAAATACCGGGCAGTCGTAGACGTAAAGGTAACATTGAAATGTACGACAGCGGCAGATTCTTTACTATGACTGGCAAACGTATTGGTAAGTATACAGAAGTAACAGAAACATCTGAACGCGTATTTAAAACAATTTATGATAAGTATCTACCTGATAATACAGTTAAATATCCAACACAGAACAATTACCAACAAAATATCCACAACTTATCAGAGATTGATGTAATCAATGAAATCTACAAATCAAAGCAATCAAAATTATTCGATGACTTAATGAAAGGTAATTTTGAACCTTATTATAATTCTCATTCTGAAGCAGATATGGCACTTGCAAATATTCTAGCATTCTGGTGTGCAAAAGATTATTCCCAAATGGATAGTATATTCAGACAATCCAATCTATATAGAGATAAATGGGATGAGAAACGTAAGAACTCCACATACGGAGAACAGACATTATTCAAAGCAATCAATGAAGCAAATAACATTTACACACCAAAAGAAGAAAAGGAACCGCTGCGTTATGCATTAAGCCACATCTTTGATACTAAAAAAGAAGAAGTAGATTATCCAGTACGTAGTTATGATGATACAGGCAATGCAGATCGTTTTATCGATAGATACGGTAACTTGTACAAATTCAGTTACGTAGAAAAGAAATTTTATATCTACGATGGTACTAAGTGGACCTTAGACGATAGAGGTTCAATACGTAAGCTCATTGATGAAATGATAGAAAGCATGAAAAAAGAAAAAGTAATACACAACGAAGATGTTACGGAAGAAGAAGCTAAAGAGTTCTTCCAGAAATTTTATAAAAAAACACGTGGTACCCAATCTAAGAAAAATATCACAGATGAACTAAAACATCGTAGACCTGTAACACCAGATAGCTTCGATAAAGATAACATGCTGCTCAATGTAGCTAATGGATATATCGATTTAACTAGTCGTGAATTATACAAACATGACATCAATAAAATGTTTTCTCAAATTACGAATACTGATTATTCAGAAAAAATGCAACCTGCAGTATGGTTAGATTTCTTAAACGACATCTTTGCAGGAGATAAAGAAGTTATTCGATACATTCAAAAAGCATTAGGTTACTCCTTAACTGGAAGTACAAGAGAACAAGTGATGTTCATACTTCACGGTAAAGGACGTAATGGTAAAAGTATATTCGTTGAAACCATAGCAGAGATACTTGGAGATTACTCAAACAACATGCAAGCAAAATCGTTAATGGTTAAGAAAAACGACAATGTAAATACAGATATAGCTAGATTGAGTAAAGCAAGATTTGTTACTTCATCAGAACCTAACGAAGGTTTCAGATTCGATGAAGGACTAATTAAGCAAATTACTGGTGGAGATAAAGTTACTGCTAGATTCCTATACGCAGAAGAATTTGAATACACACCTAAATTCAAGATATGGGTTTCAACAAACCATAAGCCAATTATTCGTGGTACTGACGACGGAATATGGAGACGCTTAGTACTAATACCATTTGAAGTTCAGATACCCGAAGAAAAAGTCGACAAAGATCTAAAGTATAAATTACTTAGAGAAGCACCTGCAATCTTAAACTGGATGACTGAAGGTGCATACATGTGGATGCGAGAAGGATTAGAAATGCCAGAGAAATTAAGAAGTGCCGTTGCTAGCTATAGAACTGAAATGGATGAATTACAAGAATTCGTCAATGATAAATGTACCATTATTGACCAAGGTAGAGAAAAAAACAAAGACTTATATAACGCTTATGTTGATTGGTGTAATGAAACTGGAAATTATAAGTTAACTTATAAAAAGTTCACCGAAAAGATGAAAGAGAAGTATAAGAATAAAAAAATGAATGACGGTATTAATTTCTTTGGGATTGAATTGAAACAAAAGTATAAAGGGTTAGAAGAAGTTTTGAAATAG
- a CDS encoding VRR-NUC domain-containing protein yields MKSEQTIQNEIIIAVNKLGHRLWRSNAGKVITKDNRVIQLMPKGFPDTVGFRKSDGKFIVIEVKTDKGRLRPEQEKFKAFAEKQNILYGIAKNVNDAIKIIEGDLNGRNNQD; encoded by the coding sequence ATGAAATCAGAGCAAACAATACAAAATGAAATAATCATTGCTGTAAACAAATTAGGCCATAGATTGTGGAGAAGTAATGCAGGCAAAGTTATTACAAAAGATAATCGTGTAATTCAACTTATGCCTAAAGGCTTCCCCGATACAGTAGGTTTTCGTAAATCAGACGGTAAATTTATTGTTATTGAAGTTAAGACTGATAAAGGAAGGTTAAGACCTGAGCAAGAAAAATTTAAAGCATTTGCAGAAAAACAAAATATTCTATACGGGATAGCAAAAAATGTGAACGATGCAATCAAAATCATAGAAGGTGATCTAAATGGAAGAAACAATCAAGATTAA
- a CDS encoding DUF3310 domain-containing protein, with protein sequence MSEVNRLSNLSNGRWIEFVNKMGQTKLGRFESIVRTIHDYKIKGKVIKFNGDIAYIDENTDWIPVSYEKQEELEKMYTNDLQQRKRNDTVNHPAHYTYGDIEVIDYCDQVCKQYPPELAPYVFNAIKYLSRSNMKNGREDIDKAKFYVQRLFDKWEG encoded by the coding sequence ATGAGTGAAGTTAATCGTTTATCGAATTTAAGCAACGGAAGATGGATAGAATTTGTTAACAAGATGGGACAAACAAAATTAGGACGATTTGAAAGCATAGTTAGAACAATACATGACTATAAAATAAAAGGAAAAGTCATAAAATTTAATGGTGATATAGCCTATATTGACGAAAATACAGATTGGATACCAGTAAGTTATGAAAAACAAGAGGAGTTGGAAAAGATGTATACAAATGACTTACAACAACGTAAACGTAACGACACGGTAAACCACCCAGCGCATTATACTTATGGAGATATAGAAGTCATAGACTATTGCGACCAAGTGTGTAAGCAGTATCCACCTGAGTTAGCACCTTATGTATTTAATGCTATCAAATATTTAAGTCGTTCAAATATGAAGAATGGCCGAGAGGACATTGATAAAGCAAAATTTTATGTGCAACGACTTTTTGATAAGTGGGAGGGCTAA
- a CDS encoding N-6 DNA methylase: MADILTKINDLLGIKESYKAPDRLMEILYMDKSERDKYFIDFLNAFDKDVTYDWFHDYFQDEHADRRKQKQDFTPQSVSKLLTQMVGSEGNTYYEPAAGTGGIVIERWNYDRMNHSPFDYEPRYYYYTAEELSDRSIPFLLFNMLIRGMNGTVVQCDVLTREATGAFFIQNDANDFMGFSSLNLLPYNEDTEEELNIKFTDKKYKPIKQTKEIPKWLLADTEITGMGSTS; encoded by the coding sequence ATGGCGGATATACTAACTAAAATTAATGACTTACTTGGTATCAAAGAGAGTTATAAAGCACCAGACAGACTAATGGAAATATTATATATGGATAAATCAGAGCGAGATAAGTATTTTATAGACTTCTTAAACGCCTTTGACAAAGATGTAACTTACGACTGGTTCCATGATTACTTTCAAGATGAGCATGCAGATAGAAGAAAACAAAAACAAGATTTTACACCTCAATCAGTTAGCAAACTATTAACTCAAATGGTAGGCAGTGAAGGTAATACTTATTATGAACCGGCAGCAGGCACAGGTGGTATTGTTATCGAGCGTTGGAATTATGACAGAATGAATCACAGTCCATTTGATTATGAACCTAGATATTATTACTACACGGCAGAAGAATTGTCCGATAGATCGATACCATTTCTATTATTCAATATGTTGATTAGAGGTATGAATGGGACTGTTGTTCAATGTGACGTCCTAACTAGAGAAGCAACTGGTGCTTTCTTCATACAAAATGATGCAAATGATTTTATGGGTTTCTCAAGTTTAAATCTACTACCTTATAACGAAGATACAGAGGAAGAATTGAATATAAAATTTACTGATAAAAAATACAAACCTATTAAGCAAACAAAGGAAATACCTAAATGGTTGCTTGCCGATACTGAGATAACAGGAATGGGGAGTACATCATGA
- a CDS encoding SAV1978 family virulence-associated passenger protein, producing the protein MRSTYFTNKHYLTKDNRRIAHIHIVGDAYTVCGHYRKFTEFKRRTFDKAAFEQFCSDRGLSIEE; encoded by the coding sequence ATGAGATCCACATACTTCACTAACAAGCATTACCTAACGAAAGATAACCGACGTATTGCCCACATACATATTGTGGGTGATGCGTACACAGTATGTGGGCATTATAGAAAGTTTACTGAATTTAAGCGACGTACGTTTGATAAAGCAGCATTTGAACAGTTTTGTAGCGATAGAGGATTAAGTATAGAGGAGTGA
- a CDS encoding dUTP diphosphatase, whose amino-acid sequence MEIKLLSNNATMLTRNNLDAGYDIYAAETVILEPQEKALIATDLAVNIPEGYVGLLTSRSGVSSKTHLVIETGKIDAGYQGHMKINIKNDNADDGAETIFLRDISDEKIFEEERNIYKRGTYQINKGDRLAQLVIVPIFTPELEPVKEFSNETARGEKGFGSTGY is encoded by the coding sequence ATGGAAATCAAACTATTAAGTAATAACGCAACAATGCTAACACGTAATAACTTAGACGCTGGTTACGACATTTACGCAGCAGAAACAGTAATACTTGAGCCACAAGAGAAAGCACTCATTGCTACAGACTTAGCTGTTAATATTCCAGAAGGATATGTAGGATTACTAACAAGCAGAAGTGGTGTGAGTAGTAAGACACACCTTGTTATTGAAACAGGAAAGATAGATGCCGGTTATCAAGGACATATGAAGATTAATATTAAGAATGATAATGCAGATGATGGTGCAGAAACTATTTTCCTAAGAGATATATCGGACGAAAAGATATTTGAAGAAGAACGTAATATATATAAACGTGGCACATATCAAATCAACAAAGGCGACCGACTAGCACAGTTAGTTATCGTACCTATATTTACCCCAGAGTTAGAACCAGTTAAGGAGTTTAGCAATGAAACAGCAAGAGGAGAAAAAGGGTTTGGAAGTACAGGATACTAA
- a CDS encoding DUF1381 domain-containing protein, whose translation MTQHLIRTLTDSTGHTFTHITQARENETFTVVEAESKEEAREQAKKPKGLLEIKPSPFNNSPISRALSKSQRGPSRRDIEHYGE comes from the coding sequence ATGACCCAACACCTAATACGCACACTAACAGATTCAACCGGTCACACTTTCACTCATATTACACAAGCACGAGAGAATGAAACGTTTACTGTGGTTGAGGCAGAGAGTAAGGAAGAGGCTAGGGAGCAAGCGAAGAAACCTAAAGGGTTATTAGAAATCAAACCATCTCCATTCAATAATAGTCCAATCAGTAGAGCATTATCGAAATCTCAACGAGGACCAAGTAGAAGAGATATAGAACATTATGGAGAATAA
- the rinB gene encoding transcriptional activator RinB: MKYIKRIVYIVSLLALYELSKYVTNDIIIRLTANDDIDAPCDYDIDSHADLNGVHNYNAGGK, from the coding sequence ATGAAATACATTAAACGCATAGTATATATTGTATCGCTACTAGCACTATACGAACTAAGCAAATACGTTACGAACGATATTATCATACGCTTAACAGCTAACGATGATATAGATGCACCGTGCGACTACGATATTGATAGTCATGCAGATTTAAACGGAGTTCATAACTATAATGCGGGAGGTAAGTAA
- a CDS encoding DUF1492 domain-containing protein codes for MRKSTINYLESELIQYNSTQKRMNDLREEIQYPWQEHDENIGGGQSNTISSTTECRATRLVTDRRLAHMERVSEAITNVYDNAAQVERDLMDLMYFDKPRKYTVDGVIDRLNVSRATFFRLKKRVLCNLADELGIIH; via the coding sequence ATGCGTAAGTCTACAATCAATTACTTAGAATCCGAACTCATTCAATATAATAGTACACAAAAACGTATGAATGATTTAAGGGAAGAAATACAATATCCTTGGCAAGAACATGATGAGAATATAGGTGGAGGGCAGAGTAATACTATTAGTAGCACAACAGAATGCAGAGCAACAAGGTTAGTTACTGATAGAAGGTTAGCACATATGGAACGTGTATCAGAAGCTATCACTAATGTGTATGACAATGCAGCACAAGTAGAGCGTGACCTTATGGACTTGATGTACTTCGATAAGCCAAGGAAGTATACAGTAGATGGTGTGATAGATAGATTGAATGTAAGTAGAGCGACGTTCTTTAGATTAAAGAAGCGAGTACTGTGTAACTTAGCAGATGAGTTAGGAATTATACATTGA
- a CDS encoding HNH endonuclease, translating into MEVIDYNTYKVRKSFYNSKSWQEVRAYVLHRDSYECTWCKEEGRVTTNDLEIDHIKELQDRPDLKLEPDNLRTLCMACHNKRHQRFQYGGNQFKPKENKWQDEKW; encoded by the coding sequence ATGGAAGTCATAGACTACAATACATACAAGGTACGCAAGTCTTTCTATAATAGTAAGTCATGGCAAGAGGTACGAGCCTATGTACTTCATAGAGATAGCTATGAATGCACTTGGTGCAAAGAAGAAGGTCGAGTGACTACTAATGACTTAGAGATAGATCATATTAAAGAGCTGCAAGATAGACCAGATTTAAAATTAGAACCTGATAATCTTCGTACATTATGTATGGCTTGTCACAATAAAAGACATCAACGCTTTCAATATGGAGGTAATCAATTTAAGCCGAAAGAAAATAAATGGCAAGATGAAAAATGGTAA
- a CDS encoding terminase TerL endonuclease subunit, which yields MIRNKYVDEYINQWREGKIILNKERIDLINYLESTVLVKDNVHFDDEKIEKCIRFINKWYFPVQPFQKFIIAFVFLIDDEMDTPYFTEIALFMGRGAGKNGFISAMSDFLTTPIHGIKKYDISIVANSEDQAKTSFNEIYDVLLENKRNKTGERPKAPYEVSKTEIKNRSTGSIIKYNTSNTKTKDGGREGCVIFDEIAVYERPDMVNVKRGGLGKVPHDRTFYISTDGYVREGFMDSMKDRVLEVLEGRNSEDRIFPFYCKLDDEKEIDNETMWEKSNPMLHPPLTGYARNLKRKIKEEYNVLHINRSNKPEFMTKRMNLPELDPESIVAPWDEIKATNKPFPNLENKACIGGLDYALVRDFASVGLLFRDNDQYYWKTHSFIRREFLETTHLEPPIEQWADDGLLTIVDDDVIDISYIVNWFQEQQSKYNLTKVISDNFRTDIVRRPFEDAGIPLEVIKNPTAIHGLLAPRIDTMFAKKKIAFGDNPLMRWFTNNVAVKMQPDGSKKYIKKDEVRRKTDGFHAMLHALYRADEILEYDQPFIMADIAF from the coding sequence ATGATCCGTAACAAGTATGTAGATGAATATATTAATCAATGGCGTGAAGGTAAGATAATTTTAAATAAAGAACGTATTGATTTAATCAATTATTTGGAAAGCACAGTGCTAGTAAAAGATAATGTACATTTCGATGATGAAAAGATAGAAAAGTGTATTCGGTTTATTAATAAATGGTATTTTCCAGTACAACCTTTTCAAAAGTTTATTATTGCTTTCGTATTCCTTATAGATGATGAAATGGATACACCATACTTTACTGAAATTGCATTATTCATGGGTAGAGGTGCTGGTAAGAATGGATTTATCAGTGCGATGAGTGATTTCTTAACTACACCTATCCACGGTATTAAAAAATACGACATTTCGATTGTAGCGAACAGTGAAGACCAAGCGAAAACATCATTTAATGAGATTTACGATGTGTTACTTGAAAATAAACGTAACAAAACAGGTGAACGTCCAAAAGCACCGTATGAAGTGAGTAAAACAGAAATCAAAAACCGTTCAACAGGTTCTATTATTAAATACAACACTTCGAATACGAAAACTAAAGATGGTGGTCGTGAAGGTTGTGTTATCTTCGATGAGATAGCAGTTTACGAAAGACCTGACATGGTTAACGTCAAACGTGGTGGTTTAGGTAAGGTACCACATGATAGAACATTTTATATTTCAACTGATGGATATGTTCGTGAAGGATTTATGGATAGTATGAAAGATAGAGTGCTTGAAGTATTAGAAGGTCGTAATAGTGAAGATAGAATTTTCCCTTTCTATTGTAAGTTAGATGATGAAAAAGAAATCGATAACGAAACAATGTGGGAAAAATCTAACCCAATGCTTCACCCTCCACTCACTGGATATGCAAGAAACTTAAAACGTAAAATCAAAGAGGAATATAATGTCTTGCACATTAATCGTTCTAACAAACCTGAATTCATGACGAAACGAATGAACTTACCGGAATTAGACCCTGAAAGCATAGTTGCACCATGGGATGAAATTAAAGCAACAAACAAACCATTCCCTAATTTAGAAAATAAAGCCTGCATTGGTGGTCTCGACTACGCATTAGTTAGAGACTTTGCCAGTGTGGGCTTATTGTTTAGGGATAATGACCAATATTATTGGAAAACACATTCATTTATACGTCGTGAATTCTTAGAAACGACACATCTTGAACCACCCATAGAACAATGGGCTGATGATGGATTATTAACGATTGTCGACGATGATGTTATAGATATTTCATACATTGTGAATTGGTTTCAAGAACAACAAAGTAAATACAATCTAACAAAGGTAATATCTGATAACTTCAGAACTGATATTGTAAGACGCCCTTTTGAAGACGCTGGCATACCTTTAGAGGTTATTAAGAATCCAACTGCAATCCATGGATTACTTGCACCTCGTATAGATACGATGTTTGCTAAAAAAAAAATTGCATTCGGGGATAATCCTTTGATGCGCTGGTTTACTAATAATGTGGCAGTCAAAATGCAACCTGATGGTAGTAAGAAATATATTAAAAAAGACGAAGTTAGACGTAAAACAGATGGATTTCATGCCATGTTACATGCGTTGTATCGTGCGGATGAAATTTTAGAGTATGATCAACCATTTATTATGGCAGATATTGCATTTTAA
- a CDS encoding phage portal protein yields the protein MSIFDRILGKNEAIEFSYDFELLRETSHKAYVKRWALDTCINHIARTISQTKFEITDGDSKDASSTTHYKLNVRPNTDESAATFWQKVIRKLIYDNEVLIVVTDSKDLIIADDFVREKYALYDDIFDHIMVGEFEFERSFKMSDVIYLEYNNESINNMLSGLFSDYGDIFGRLIKSNLMNNQIRATLSTDANYSLNNQSQKSMQDFINKAYEAYASNDIAIVPIQKGYEYQEHTTSNSKNTSQIDDLAKVPNQLLSYVARNLGIPVGLINGDTADIEAMTDNYMKFCIKPIIEKITDELNAKLYSERGYKEGKRIKAISIDQKGPLEVSEAVDKLIASGSFNRDEIRVLTGFEPIGTEEMQKFIITKNYQTVDEANTGSEGGDIDGEQRD from the coding sequence TTGAGTATATTTGATAGGATACTTGGAAAGAACGAAGCTATAGAGTTTAGTTATGACTTTGAATTATTACGGGAGACGTCACACAAAGCTTATGTAAAACGGTGGGCACTAGATACTTGTATTAATCACATAGCTAGAACGATTAGTCAGACAAAATTTGAAATAACTGATGGCGATAGTAAAGATGCATCGTCTACTACACATTACAAATTAAATGTAAGACCAAACACGGATGAGAGTGCTGCGACATTTTGGCAAAAAGTTATTCGTAAACTCATTTATGATAATGAAGTGCTTATTGTAGTTACTGATTCTAAGGATTTAATTATTGCTGATGATTTTGTGCGAGAAAAATACGCTTTATATGACGATATTTTTGACCATATTATGGTAGGCGAATTCGAATTTGAGCGAAGTTTTAAAATGAGTGACGTTATTTACTTAGAATACAATAATGAATCAATTAACAATATGTTAAGTGGTTTGTTTAGTGATTATGGTGATATATTCGGAAGATTGATTAAATCTAATCTTATGAATAATCAAATTAGAGCAACGTTAAGTACAGATGCAAACTATTCATTGAATAACCAATCACAAAAATCAATGCAAGATTTTATTAATAAAGCTTATGAGGCTTATGCAAGTAATGATATTGCTATTGTACCTATTCAAAAAGGTTATGAATATCAAGAGCATACGACGAGTAATAGTAAAAATACGTCACAAATCGATGATTTAGCTAAAGTACCGAACCAATTATTAAGCTATGTGGCACGTAATTTAGGTATTCCCGTAGGACTTATAAATGGCGATACAGCCGATATTGAAGCTATGACTGATAATTACATGAAGTTTTGTATTAAGCCAATTATTGAGAAAATAACAGATGAATTAAATGCCAAGTTATACAGTGAACGAGGCTATAAAGAAGGCAAACGTATTAAAGCCATATCGATAGATCAAAAAGGACCGCTTGAAGTGAGTGAAGCAGTAGACAAACTCATTGCAAGTGGTTCTTTCAATAGAGATGAAATTCGTGTGCTCACTGGTTTTGAACCAATAGGTACAGAAGAAATGCAAAAATTTATTATCACTAAAAACTATCAAACTGTGGATGAAGCAAACACTGGTAGTGAAGGAGGTGATATAGATGGCGAACAACGAGATTGA
- a CDS encoding head maturation protease, ClpP-related gives MANNEIDIYGFIDNTTVEGMTISPQTIKNQLSEMKDEDEIIVNINSNGGDVFSGVAIYNMLRRQDAHITVNVDGLAASIASVIAMAGDTINMPNNAVMMIHNAWTQVTGDSRAFKKQADSLERINSVVFNSYLDKNPDIDHALLQQYMDEETWFTANDAKDVGLIDNITESTRVAAAATSTMMGGEHFMSKYRNEGTEQPKKTDEPTADDVMAILQEIKSDVKAVREKVEGEDDSKKEDDPQPQAPQNSFARLFNMQTK, from the coding sequence ATGGCGAACAACGAGATTGATATCTATGGTTTTATCGACAATACAACTGTTGAAGGCATGACAATTAGTCCGCAAACAATTAAAAATCAGTTAAGTGAAATGAAAGATGAAGATGAAATCATCGTTAACATAAACAGTAACGGTGGCGACGTGTTTAGTGGTGTGGCTATTTACAATATGCTACGTAGACAAGATGCTCACATCACTGTGAATGTCGATGGTCTTGCTGCTTCTATTGCATCAGTGATTGCTATGGCAGGTGATACGATTAATATGCCGAATAATGCAGTTATGATGATTCACAATGCATGGACGCAAGTTACTGGCGATTCGAGAGCCTTTAAGAAACAAGCTGATTCCTTAGAGAGAATTAATTCTGTCGTATTTAATAGTTATCTTGATAAGAACCCTGACATTGATCATGCGCTTCTTCAACAATATATGGACGAAGAAACATGGTTTACAGCTAATGATGCAAAAGATGTTGGACTTATTGACAATATAACTGAAAGTACAAGAGTTGCTGCGGCAGCGACATCTACAATGATGGGAGGTGAGCATTTCATGAGCAAATACCGTAACGAAGGTACAGAACAACCTAAAAAAACTGATGAACCTACAGCAGATGACGTAATGGCGATTTTACAAGAGATTAAATCAGATGTTAAAGCTGTACGTGAAAAAGTAGAAGGTGAAGACGATTCGAAAAAAGAAGATGACCCTCAACCACAAGCACCACAAAACAGCTTTGCTAGATTATTTAACATGCAAACAAAATAA
- a CDS encoding phage major capsid protein: MAIDLENKEQFQNSQELLKQFSNMNPKASDEEVKEKYTEYMNAYSEDLANAIRKDMQKEQGDNSVLNSRNVNRLTNEEKKFYNALVSEDHVNTDTNWKDGELLPETVVDRIFEDIESEHPLLNHINIQRTGLKTRVIRSVPEGQVVWGKIFGEIRGQLEATFFEQDVTLGKATAFVVVPKDLKDAGVQWVDRYVRLQIKEAFAVAIEKTAIQGLGKAQDQPVGLMKEINRSNGAVSDKAVAGTLTLKDPDTSIREIGDVIKNLSTKEFYDKDGNVKTSKGANVLNNVVIALNPADYIYTGVAFMQLHNGSYVSPIPFNMTFEQSEFVPQGKAVAFDKTRYNFYAGSEVIVREFDQTLALEDMDLYTAKQFLYAEPDDNKTSFVYDVDFSTLGAPKATDASPQA; this comes from the coding sequence ATGGCAATTGATTTAGAAAACAAAGAACAGTTTCAAAACTCGCAAGAGTTATTGAAACAATTTTCAAACATGAATCCAAAAGCTTCTGATGAAGAAGTGAAAGAAAAGTACACAGAATATATGAACGCATATAGCGAGGATTTAGCGAACGCTATCCGTAAAGATATGCAAAAAGAACAAGGTGATAATTCAGTTCTAAATTCACGTAATGTGAATCGTTTAACGAATGAAGAAAAGAAATTCTATAACGCATTAGTATCTGAAGATCACGTGAATACTGATACAAACTGGAAAGATGGAGAGTTACTACCTGAAACAGTTGTTGACCGTATTTTTGAAGATATTGAATCAGAACACCCATTATTAAACCATATCAACATTCAAAGAACAGGTTTAAAAACGCGTGTGATTCGTTCAGTGCCTGAAGGTCAAGTAGTATGGGGGAAAATCTTCGGTGAAATCCGTGGACAACTTGAAGCTACTTTCTTCGAACAAGATGTAACTCTTGGTAAAGCAACTGCATTTGTTGTTGTTCCTAAAGACTTAAAAGATGCTGGCGTGCAGTGGGTTGACCGTTATGTACGTTTACAAATTAAAGAAGCCTTTGCAGTAGCGATTGAAAAAACAGCTATTCAAGGTTTAGGTAAAGCTCAGGACCAACCTGTTGGATTAATGAAAGAAATTAATCGTTCAAATGGTGCTGTTTCTGATAAAGCTGTAGCAGGTACTTTAACATTAAAAGACCCTGATACATCTATTAGAGAAATTGGCGATGTTATCAAAAATCTTTCAACTAAAGAATTTTATGACAAAGACGGTAATGTGAAAACATCTAAAGGTGCTAACGTATTAAACAATGTGGTTATTGCGTTAAACCCTGCAGATTATATCTATACTGGTGTTGCATTTATGCAATTACACAATGGTAGTTATGTAAGCCCAATTCCATTTAACATGACATTCGAACAATCAGAATTTGTACCTCAAGGTAAAGCTGTAGCGTTTGATAAAACACGTTATAACTTCTATGCAGGTAGCGAAGTGATTGTACGTGAATTCGACCAAACATTAGCATTAGAAGACATGGACTTATATACTGCAAAACAATTCTTATATGCAGAACCAGATGATAATAAAACATCATTTGTATACGATGTTGATTTCTCTACTCTAGGCGCACCTAAAGCAACTGATGCTAGTCCACAAGCTTAA